In one window of Tumebacillus algifaecis DNA:
- the rplC gene encoding 50S ribosomal protein L3, giving the protein MKGILGRKLGMTQVFTEDGNVVPVTVIEAGPNVVLQKKDLANDGYEAIQLGFADKKNVNKPAQGHAAKANTTPKRYVREMRGVDLAAYEVGQVLNADVFAAGEVIDVVGVSKGKGFAGAIKRHNQSRGPMAHGSRYHRRPGSLGSINPGRVFKGQTLPGRMGGERVTVQNLEVIKVDTERNLLLVKGSIPGPKNSFVTVKSAVKSGK; this is encoded by the coding sequence ATGAAAGGTATCTTGGGACGTAAACTCGGTATGACTCAGGTGTTTACTGAAGACGGCAACGTCGTTCCGGTAACTGTTATCGAAGCAGGCCCGAACGTAGTTCTTCAAAAGAAAGACCTTGCAAACGATGGCTACGAAGCGATCCAGCTCGGTTTTGCTGACAAGAAGAACGTTAACAAGCCGGCGCAAGGCCATGCAGCAAAAGCAAACACCACCCCCAAGCGCTACGTTCGTGAAATGCGCGGAGTTGATCTGGCAGCATACGAAGTAGGTCAAGTCTTGAATGCTGACGTATTTGCAGCTGGTGAAGTAATCGATGTTGTTGGTGTATCGAAGGGTAAAGGTTTCGCTGGTGCGATCAAGCGCCACAACCAATCCCGCGGTCCGATGGCTCACGGTTCTCGTTACCATCGTCGCCCTGGTTCCCTCGGTTCCATCAACCCGGGCCGCGTATTTAAAGGACAAACTCTCCCGGGTCGTATGGGTGGCGAGCGTGTAACCGTTCAGAACCTCGAAGTCATCAAAGTTGACACCGAGCGCAACCTGCTGCTCGTTAAAGGTTCTATTCCGGGTCCGAAAAACTCTTTCGTAACAGTCAAATCGGCTGTTAAGTCGGGTAAATAA
- the rplN gene encoding 50S ribosomal protein L14, translating to MIQQQSRLTVADNSGAKEIMCFRVLGGSNRRTANIGDIIVASVKSATPGGVVKKGDVVKAVIVRSKTGSRRKDGTYIKFDENAAVIIKEDKSPRGTRIFGPVARELREKDFMKIISLAPEVL from the coding sequence ATGATTCAACAGCAATCCCGTCTGACTGTAGCAGACAACTCTGGTGCAAAAGAAATCATGTGCTTCCGCGTACTTGGTGGCTCGAACCGCAGAACCGCAAACATCGGTGATATCATCGTTGCTTCCGTGAAAAGTGCAACACCAGGTGGCGTTGTCAAGAAGGGTGACGTTGTTAAAGCGGTAATCGTTCGTTCGAAGACCGGTAGCCGCCGTAAGGATGGCACTTATATCAAGTTCGACGAAAACGCAGCTGTCATCATTAAAGAAGATAAGTCTCCGCGCGGTACCCGTATCTTCGGGCCAGTAGCTCGTGAACTGCGTGAAAAAGACTTCATGAAGATCATCTCTCTGGCACCTGAAGTGCTGTAA
- the rpsG gene encoding 30S ribosomal protein S7 gives MPRKGPVPRRDVLPDPVYGSKLVTRLANKLMYDGKKGTAQGAVYEAFDKIREKTGNDPLEVFETAMKNIMPVLEVKARRVGGANYQVPIEVRPERRVTLAIRWVVDYSRKRNEKTIVDKLANELMDAANNTGGSVKRREDMHKMAEANRAFAHYRW, from the coding sequence ATGCCGCGTAAAGGTCCAGTACCGCGCCGTGACGTGCTGCCGGATCCGGTTTACGGATCCAAATTGGTAACCCGTCTGGCTAACAAACTGATGTACGATGGCAAGAAAGGCACTGCGCAAGGCGCAGTTTACGAAGCGTTCGACAAAATCCGTGAGAAGACAGGCAACGATCCGTTGGAAGTTTTCGAAACGGCTATGAAGAACATCATGCCTGTTCTTGAAGTTAAAGCTCGCCGTGTAGGGGGCGCGAACTACCAAGTTCCGATCGAGGTTCGTCCGGAGCGCCGAGTAACCCTCGCAATCCGTTGGGTCGTCGATTACTCCCGCAAACGCAACGAGAAAACCATCGTGGACAAACTGGCTAACGAGCTGATGGATGCTGCCAACAACACTGGCGGTTCCGTGAAGCGTCGTGAAGACATGCACAAGATGGCTGAAGCGAACAGAGCGTTTGCTCACTACCGTTGGTAG
- the rpsC gene encoding 30S ribosomal protein S3 produces MGQKVNPIGLRVGIIRDWESKWFANKKEYTELLHEDIKVREYIENRLKDASVATVEIERAANRINVTIHTAKPGMVIGKGGAEVDALRTALSNMTGKRVHINIAEIKHPDMNAHLVAVNIAQQLERRIAFRRAMKQSIQRTMRTGAKGIKVQVSGRLGGAEIARTEGYSEGTVPLHTLRADIDYAHYEAHTTYGRIGVKVWIYRGEVLPTRGAKKVAAEEGGK; encoded by the coding sequence ATGGGACAAAAGGTTAACCCAATTGGCCTTCGCGTTGGTATCATTCGCGACTGGGAGTCGAAATGGTTTGCTAACAAGAAGGAATACACCGAACTGCTTCACGAAGACATCAAAGTTCGTGAGTATATCGAGAACCGCCTGAAAGATGCATCTGTTGCTACGGTAGAAATCGAACGGGCTGCAAACCGTATCAACGTAACCATTCACACCGCTAAGCCGGGTATGGTAATTGGTAAAGGCGGCGCTGAGGTTGATGCACTGCGCACCGCTCTGTCCAACATGACAGGCAAGCGTGTTCACATCAACATCGCTGAAATCAAGCATCCGGACATGAACGCTCATTTGGTTGCTGTAAACATCGCACAACAGCTCGAACGCCGTATCGCGTTCCGTCGTGCAATGAAGCAATCGATCCAGCGCACCATGCGTACCGGCGCTAAGGGTATCAAAGTACAAGTATCCGGTCGTCTCGGCGGCGCTGAGATCGCACGTACCGAAGGCTACTCCGAAGGTACTGTGCCGTTGCACACTCTGCGTGCTGACATCGACTACGCTCACTACGAAGCTCACACCACCTACGGCCGTATCGGCGTTAAAGTGTGGATCTATCGTGGCGAAGTACTGCCTACCCGCGGCGCGAAGAAAGTAGCTGCCGAAGAAGGGGGTAAGTAA
- the fusA gene encoding elongation factor G — translation MSRKFPLERTRNIGIMAHIDAGKTTTTERVLFYTGRVHKIGETHEGGATMDWMVQEQERGITITSAATTAEWNDHRINIIDTPGHVDFTVEVERSLRVLDGSVGVFCAKGGVEPQSETVWRQADKYHVPRIAYVNKMDIIGADFFRCVDMMRDRLKANAVPIQLPIGAEDTFKGMVDLVTMTAIIYTDDLGKTSEQAEIPADLKDRAEELRAALVEAVAELDEELMMKYLEGEEITTEEIKAALRKGVINVQIIPVLCGSSYKNKGVQPMLDAVVDYMPAPTDVPAIKGVTDDGEETERPSSDSEPFSALAFKIMTDPFVGKLAFFRVYSGVLSSGSYVLNSTKGKRERIGRILQMHANHREEITTVYSGDIAAAVGLKDTTTGDTLCDEKNVVILESMEFPEPVISLSLEPKSKADQDKLGIALSKLAEEDPTFKTYTDQETGQTIISGMGELHLEIIVDRLLREFKVETNVGKPQVAYKETITSKVKIEGKFVRQSGGKGQYGHVWLELEPLERGAGYQFENKIVGGVVPREYVPAVDNGIQEAMGNGILAGYPLIDMKATIIDGSYHDVDSSEMAFKIAGSMALKAGAVKANPVILEPIMKVEVIVPEEYMGDIMGDVNSRRGRIEGMETRAGAQVIRAFIPLSEMFGYATTLRSRTQGRGQYSMEFNSFEDTPKSITQEIIAKNKGE, via the coding sequence ATGTCCCGTAAGTTCCCTCTTGAGAGAACGAGAAACATTGGTATCATGGCTCACATCGACGCTGGTAAAACCACTACCACCGAGCGCGTCCTGTTCTACACCGGCCGCGTGCATAAGATCGGTGAAACGCACGAAGGTGGAGCGACGATGGACTGGATGGTCCAGGAGCAAGAGCGTGGTATCACGATCACATCCGCTGCAACCACTGCAGAATGGAACGACCACCGCATCAACATTATCGACACACCAGGTCACGTGGACTTCACTGTAGAAGTTGAGCGTTCCCTGCGCGTCCTCGATGGTTCGGTTGGCGTATTCTGCGCTAAGGGCGGTGTTGAACCGCAGTCCGAGACCGTATGGCGCCAAGCGGACAAATACCACGTTCCGCGTATTGCCTACGTCAACAAAATGGACATCATCGGTGCCGACTTCTTCCGTTGCGTTGACATGATGCGCGACCGCCTGAAGGCGAACGCTGTGCCGATCCAATTGCCGATCGGTGCAGAAGACACCTTCAAAGGCATGGTTGACCTTGTCACCATGACAGCGATCATCTACACTGATGACCTTGGTAAAACCTCTGAGCAAGCTGAAATTCCGGCTGACCTCAAGGATCGCGCTGAAGAACTGCGTGCTGCTCTCGTAGAAGCTGTCGCAGAACTTGACGAAGAGCTGATGATGAAATACCTCGAAGGTGAAGAGATCACCACCGAGGAGATCAAAGCTGCTCTGCGCAAAGGCGTAATCAACGTTCAGATCATCCCGGTTCTGTGCGGTTCCTCGTACAAGAACAAAGGCGTACAGCCGATGCTGGATGCTGTTGTTGACTACATGCCGGCTCCGACCGACGTTCCGGCGATCAAAGGTGTAACCGATGACGGTGAAGAGACTGAGCGTCCGTCCTCCGACAGCGAGCCGTTCTCGGCTCTGGCGTTCAAGATCATGACTGACCCGTTCGTAGGTAAACTGGCGTTCTTCCGCGTTTACTCTGGTGTGCTTTCTTCGGGCTCCTATGTCCTGAACTCCACCAAAGGTAAGCGTGAACGTATCGGCCGTATCCTGCAAATGCACGCAAACCACCGCGAAGAGATCACGACCGTTTACTCGGGCGACATCGCTGCTGCAGTTGGTTTGAAAGACACCACTACCGGTGATACCCTGTGCGACGAGAAGAACGTTGTTATTCTCGAGTCCATGGAATTCCCGGAGCCGGTTATCTCCCTCTCCCTCGAGCCGAAGTCCAAAGCAGACCAAGACAAACTTGGTATCGCTCTTTCCAAGCTCGCTGAGGAAGACCCGACTTTCAAAACCTACACCGACCAAGAGACTGGTCAAACGATCATCTCCGGTATGGGTGAATTGCACCTTGAAATCATCGTTGACCGTCTTCTGCGTGAATTCAAAGTTGAAACCAACGTTGGTAAACCGCAGGTTGCGTACAAAGAGACCATCACTTCCAAAGTGAAGATCGAAGGTAAATTCGTACGTCAGTCCGGTGGTAAAGGTCAATACGGTCACGTTTGGCTTGAGCTCGAACCGCTTGAGCGTGGCGCTGGCTACCAATTCGAAAACAAGATCGTCGGCGGTGTTGTTCCTCGCGAATACGTCCCGGCTGTCGATAACGGTATTCAAGAAGCTATGGGCAACGGTATCCTCGCAGGTTACCCGCTCATCGACATGAAAGCTACGATCATCGATGGTTCCTACCATGACGTTGACTCCTCCGAGATGGCGTTTAAGATCGCAGGCTCCATGGCATTGAAAGCCGGCGCTGTGAAAGCAAACCCGGTTATTCTTGAGCCGATCATGAAGGTTGAAGTTATCGTACCGGAAGAGTACATGGGCGATATCATGGGTGACGTTAACTCTCGTCGCGGTCGTATCGAGGGTATGGAAACTCGTGCGGGTGCTCAAGTAATCCGTGCGTTCATTCCGCTCTCCGAAATGTTCGGTTACGCAACCACTCTGCGTTCCCGTACGCAAGGCCGCGGTCAGTACTCGATGGAGTTCAACTCTTTCGAAGATACCCCGAAATCGATCACACAAGAAATTATCGCCAAAAACAAAGGCGAGTAA
- the rpsJ gene encoding 30S ribosomal protein S10, whose protein sequence is MAKQKIRIRLKAYDHKILDTSAEKIVETAKRSGASVSGPIPLPTEKAIYTILRAPHKYKDAREQFEMRTHKRLIDIVNPTPQTVDALMRLDLPSGVDIEIKL, encoded by the coding sequence ATGGCGAAACAGAAAATCCGTATCCGTTTGAAAGCTTACGATCACAAAATTCTCGACACTTCTGCTGAGAAAATTGTTGAAACCGCTAAGCGTTCCGGTGCTTCCGTATCGGGTCCGATCCCGCTTCCGACTGAGAAGGCGATCTACACGATCCTGCGTGCACCGCACAAATACAAGGATGCGCGTGAGCAGTTTGAAATGCGTACGCATAAACGTCTGATTGACATCGTTAATCCGACGCCGCAAACTGTTGATGCTTTGATGCGACTTGATCTGCCGTCTGGCGTTGATATTGAGATCAAGCTCTAA
- the tuf gene encoding elongation factor Tu, whose translation MAKAKFERNKPHVNIGTIGHVDHGKTTLTAAITTYLAKKGGAQAMAYDAIDKAPEERERGITINTSHVEYETENRHYAHVDCPGHADYVKNMITGAAQMDGAILVVSAADGPMPQTREHILLSRQVGVPYIVVFMNKCDMVDDEELLELVEMEIRDLLSEYEFPGDDIPVIKGSALKALEGDADWETRIDELMASVDSYIPEPTRQTDKPFLMPVEDVFTITGRGTVATGRVERGELKVGDNVEIVGLVEETKSTVATGIEMFRKLLDSAQAGDNIGALLRGVDRNNIERGQVICKPGSIKSHTTFKAELYVLTKEEGGRHTPFFQGYRPQFYVRTTDVTGIVKLPEGTEMVMPGDNISVDVELISGIALEDGTRFAIREGGRTVGAGVVASIIK comes from the coding sequence ATGGCAAAAGCTAAATTTGAGCGTAACAAGCCGCACGTTAACATTGGTACCATCGGTCACGTTGACCATGGTAAAACCACTCTGACTGCAGCAATCACCACTTACCTGGCGAAAAAGGGCGGCGCGCAAGCAATGGCGTACGACGCAATCGACAAAGCTCCGGAAGAGCGTGAGCGCGGTATCACCATCAACACTTCCCACGTTGAGTACGAGACGGAAAACCGTCACTACGCACACGTAGACTGCCCGGGCCATGCCGACTATGTTAAAAACATGATCACCGGTGCTGCTCAAATGGACGGCGCGATCCTGGTTGTTTCCGCAGCTGACGGCCCGATGCCGCAAACTCGTGAACACATCCTGCTGTCCCGCCAAGTAGGCGTTCCGTACATCGTTGTATTCATGAACAAATGCGACATGGTTGACGATGAAGAACTCCTCGAGCTGGTTGAAATGGAAATCCGTGACCTGCTCTCCGAGTACGAATTCCCGGGCGACGATATCCCGGTAATCAAAGGTTCCGCTCTGAAAGCTCTCGAAGGCGACGCTGATTGGGAGACTCGCATCGACGAGCTGATGGCTTCCGTTGACTCCTACATCCCGGAACCGACTCGTCAAACTGACAAGCCGTTCCTGATGCCGGTTGAGGACGTGTTCACCATCACTGGTCGTGGTACCGTTGCTACTGGCCGTGTTGAGCGCGGTGAGCTCAAAGTTGGCGACAACGTAGAAATCGTTGGTTTGGTTGAAGAAACCAAGTCCACCGTTGCTACCGGTATCGAGATGTTCCGCAAACTGCTTGACTCCGCTCAAGCTGGTGACAACATCGGCGCACTGCTGCGTGGTGTTGACCGCAACAACATCGAGCGCGGCCAAGTAATCTGCAAACCGGGCTCCATCAAGTCGCACACCACCTTCAAAGCAGAACTTTACGTTCTGACCAAAGAAGAGGGTGGCCGTCACACCCCGTTCTTCCAAGGCTACCGTCCGCAGTTCTACGTTCGTACAACTGACGTAACTGGTATCGTTAAGCTGCCGGAAGGTACTGAAATGGTTATGCCGGGCGACAACATCTCCGTTGACGTTGAGCTGATCTCCGGAATCGCTCTCGAAGATGGTACTCGTTTCGCTATCCGTGAAGGCGGCCGTACTGTTGGTGCAGGCGTAGTTGCTTCCATCATCAAGTAA
- the rpsL gene encoding 30S ribosomal protein S12: MPTINQLVRKGRKTVEKKSTAPALQKGYNSFVKEQTDLPSPQKRGVCTRVGTMTPKKPNSALRKYARVRLTNGIEVTAYIPGIGHNLQEHSVVLVRGGRVKDLPGVRYHIVRGALDTAGVKDRMQARSKYGAKRPKAKK; encoded by the coding sequence ATGCCGACAATTAACCAATTGGTACGCAAAGGCCGCAAGACTGTCGAGAAAAAATCGACTGCACCGGCGCTGCAAAAAGGTTACAACAGCTTCGTAAAGGAGCAAACCGATCTGCCGTCCCCGCAAAAACGTGGGGTTTGCACTCGTGTAGGAACCATGACCCCGAAAAAACCGAACTCCGCACTGCGTAAGTATGCGCGTGTTCGTTTGACTAACGGTATCGAGGTTACCGCATACATCCCGGGTATCGGCCACAACTTGCAAGAACACAGCGTGGTTCTCGTTCGTGGCGGTCGTGTAAAAGACCTTCCGGGTGTACGTTATCACATCGTTCGTGGCGCACTGGACACTGCAGGCGTGAAAGACCGCATGCAAGCTCGTTCCAAGTACGGCGCGAAACGTCCGAAAGCGAAGAAATAA
- the rplB gene encoding 50S ribosomal protein L2 translates to MGIKKYKPTSPGRRFMSVLTYEELTTDKPEKSLLLPLHNKGGRNNTGRTTVRHQGGGAKRQYRIIDFKRNKDGIPGRVATIEYDPNRTSFIALINYVDGEKRYIIAPVGLKVGDVIQSGTDVDIKVGNALPLANIPVGTVIHNIELKAGKGGQIARAAGAEAQLLAKEGDYCHVRLASGEVRLIRSECKATIGQVGNPDHELVNIGKAGRNRHKGIRPTVRGVVMNPNDHPHGGGEGRAPIGRKSPMSPWGKPTLGKKTRKKNKQSSKYIVRSRKK, encoded by the coding sequence ATGGGTATCAAGAAGTATAAACCGACGTCTCCGGGTCGTCGTTTCATGTCCGTTCTGACCTATGAAGAACTGACCACCGACAAACCCGAAAAATCCCTTCTGCTGCCGTTGCACAACAAAGGTGGCCGTAACAACACAGGGAGAACTACCGTTCGTCATCAAGGTGGCGGCGCGAAGCGTCAATACCGCATCATTGACTTCAAACGCAACAAAGATGGCATTCCGGGCCGCGTTGCTACGATCGAATACGATCCGAACCGTACCTCTTTCATCGCCCTGATCAACTACGTTGACGGCGAGAAGCGTTACATCATCGCTCCGGTAGGCCTGAAAGTTGGCGATGTGATCCAATCCGGTACTGATGTCGATATCAAAGTCGGCAACGCACTGCCGCTGGCTAACATCCCGGTAGGTACCGTGATCCACAACATCGAGCTGAAAGCTGGCAAAGGCGGCCAAATCGCTCGCGCTGCAGGCGCTGAAGCTCAACTTCTTGCAAAAGAAGGCGATTACTGCCACGTGCGCTTGGCTTCTGGCGAAGTTCGCTTGATCCGTTCCGAGTGCAAAGCTACCATCGGTCAAGTCGGCAACCCCGACCACGAGCTGGTGAACATCGGTAAAGCAGGCCGTAACCGTCACAAAGGCATCCGCCCGACTGTCCGCGGTGTTGTAATGAACCCGAACGATCACCCGCACGGTGGTGGTGAAGGTCGCGCTCCGATCGGCCGCAAGTCTCCGATGTCCCCGTGGGGCAAACCGACTCTCGGCAAGAAGACTCGCAAGAAGAACAAGCAATCTAGCAAATATATTGTTCGTTCTCGCAAGAAGTAA
- the rplP gene encoding 50S ribosomal protein L16, with product MLLPKRVKHRKEHRGSMAGRTKGGESVAFGEYGLQALEPAWITNRQIEAARIAMTRYIKRGGKVWIKIFPSKPVTAKPAETRMGAGKGSPEKWVAVVKPGRIMFELAGVPEEIAREAMRLAMHKLPIKCKFVKREEVGGEADES from the coding sequence ATGTTGTTGCCAAAACGCGTCAAGCACCGTAAAGAACATCGCGGCAGCATGGCTGGCCGTACCAAAGGCGGCGAGTCTGTAGCTTTTGGTGAATACGGTCTGCAAGCTCTCGAACCGGCTTGGATCACCAACCGTCAAATCGAAGCTGCACGTATCGCGATGACCCGTTACATCAAACGTGGCGGTAAAGTATGGATCAAAATCTTCCCAAGCAAACCTGTGACTGCGAAACCGGCTGAAACTCGTATGGGTGCTGGTAAAGGGTCTCCGGAAAAATGGGTAGCGGTTGTTAAACCGGGCCGCATCATGTTCGAGTTGGCTGGCGTACCGGAAGAGATTGCACGCGAAGCGATGCGTCTTGCTATGCACAAACTGCCGATCAAGTGCAAGTTTGTAAAACGCGAAGAAGTGGGTGGTGAGGCAGATGAAAGTTAA
- the rplD gene encoding 50S ribosomal protein L4 yields the protein MPKVPVYNISGSQVGEIELSETVFGITPNQHVLHEAVVMQLASLRRGTHDVKNRSEVRGGGRKPWRQKGTGRARQGSIRSPQWVGGGTVFGPTPRSYAYKLPKKVRRLALKSALATKVNANEIFVLDALTLDAPKTKDMVKLLNNLKVGKALIVAGEQDANIALSARNIPGVKFVDATGINVLDLLHHDALVITKDAVAKVEEVFA from the coding sequence ATGCCGAAAGTGCCTGTATATAACATTAGTGGCTCCCAAGTTGGTGAGATCGAACTCTCCGAAACTGTGTTCGGTATTACCCCGAATCAGCACGTACTGCACGAAGCAGTTGTGATGCAACTCGCATCTCTGCGCCGTGGTACACACGATGTTAAAAACCGTTCTGAAGTTCGTGGCGGCGGCCGCAAACCGTGGCGTCAAAAGGGTACCGGTCGTGCGCGCCAAGGTTCCATCCGCTCCCCTCAATGGGTAGGCGGCGGTACCGTATTTGGTCCGACCCCGCGTTCCTACGCTTACAAGCTTCCGAAGAAAGTTCGTCGTCTGGCGCTGAAATCTGCGCTCGCAACGAAAGTGAACGCGAACGAAATCTTCGTTCTGGATGCGTTGACTCTTGACGCTCCGAAGACGAAAGATATGGTGAAGCTCCTGAACAACCTGAAAGTCGGCAAAGCTCTGATCGTTGCTGGTGAGCAAGATGCGAACATCGCTCTCTCCGCTCGCAACATCCCGGGCGTGAAATTCGTCGATGCAACTGGTATCAACGTACTGGATCTTCTCCATCATGACGCACTGGTCATTACAAAAGACGCAGTGGCTAAAGTCGAGGAGGTGTTCGCATAA
- the rpsS gene encoding 30S ribosomal protein S19 — MGRSLKKGPFVDDHLMKKVEEMNAAGDKKVIKTWSRRSTIFPDFIGHTFAVYDGRKHVPVYVTEDMVGHKLGEFAPTRSYKGHGADEKTSRR; from the coding sequence ATGGGTCGCTCTCTTAAAAAAGGACCGTTTGTAGACGATCATCTCATGAAGAAAGTTGAAGAGATGAACGCTGCCGGCGACAAAAAGGTTATCAAAACCTGGTCTCGCCGTTCCACGATCTTCCCGGACTTCATCGGCCACACCTTTGCGGTATATGATGGCCGCAAGCACGTGCCGGTGTACGTGACTGAAGACATGGTAGGTCACAAGCTGGGTGAATTCGCTCCGACTCGTTCCTACAAAGGACACGGAGCTGACGAGAAAACATCTCGCCGCTAA
- the rplW gene encoding 50S ribosomal protein L23 → MKNARDIIKRPVITERSSDLMEVNKFVFEVDLKANKTEIKVALEEIFGVTVDKVNTLRVPSKKKRVGRHVGQTSEWKKAIVTLTADSKPLNFFEGA, encoded by the coding sequence ATGAAGAACGCACGCGACATCATCAAGCGTCCGGTGATCACCGAGCGCTCCAGTGACCTGATGGAAGTAAACAAGTTCGTTTTCGAAGTAGATCTGAAAGCGAACAAAACGGAAATTAAAGTAGCTCTCGAAGAAATCTTCGGCGTAACTGTTGATAAGGTAAACACCTTGCGCGTTCCGTCTAAGAAAAAGCGCGTTGGCCGCCACGTTGGCCAAACGTCCGAGTGGAAAAAGGCGATTGTGACCTTGACCGCGGACTCGAAACCGCTTAACTTCTTCGAAGGTGCTTAA
- the rpmC gene encoding 50S ribosomal protein L29 — MKVKDIRNLSTVEIETKVNDLKDELFNLRFQLATGQLDNPMRIREVRKDIARAKTILRERELGIG, encoded by the coding sequence ATGAAAGTTAAAGACATCCGTAACTTGTCCACCGTTGAGATCGAAACAAAAGTCAACGATTTGAAAGACGAGCTGTTCAACCTGCGTTTCCAACTCGCAACGGGTCAGCTCGACAACCCGATGCGCATTCGTGAAGTCCGCAAGGATATCGCACGTGCCAAAACGATCCTCAGAGAGCGCGAACTGGGTATCGGCTAA
- the rplV gene encoding 50S ribosomal protein L22 gives MQTAKAVARTVRIAPRKVRLVVDLIRGKKASEAIAILKYTPKAASPVVEKVLNSALANADHNYNLDLDSLYVKEVFVDQGPTLKRFRPRAQGRAFRIHKRTSHITVVLGEK, from the coding sequence ATGCAAACTGCGAAGGCAGTCGCTCGTACCGTGCGTATCGCACCGCGCAAAGTTCGTCTCGTTGTGGACTTGATCCGTGGTAAGAAAGCTTCGGAAGCGATCGCGATCCTCAAGTACACTCCGAAAGCTGCATCTCCGGTTGTTGAAAAGGTTCTGAACTCCGCTCTGGCGAACGCAGACCACAACTACAACCTGGATCTTGACAGCCTCTATGTTAAAGAAGTTTTCGTGGATCAAGGCCCGACCCTGAAGCGCTTCCGTCCGCGCGCACAAGGCCGTGCATTCCGTATTCACAAGCGCACCAGCCACATCACCGTGGTACTGGGTGAAAAGTAG
- the rpsQ gene encoding 30S ribosomal protein S17 — protein MSERNTRKVRTGKVVSDKMDKTIVVSVEEQKKHPLYGKLVLVSTKFKAHDENNTAKVGDIVKIMETRPLSKDKRWRLVEVVEEAVIL, from the coding sequence ATGAGCGAGCGTAACACCCGCAAAGTCCGTACTGGTAAAGTCGTATCTGATAAAATGGATAAGACGATCGTTGTTTCTGTTGAAGAACAGAAAAAACACCCGCTGTACGGCAAGCTTGTTCTCGTATCGACGAAGTTTAAGGCTCACGATGAAAACAACACCGCTAAAGTTGGCGACATCGTGAAAATCATGGAAACCCGTCCGCTGTCGAAAGATAAGCGCTGGCGTCTTGTTGAAGTCGTAGAGGAAGCAGTAATCCTCTAA